A genomic stretch from Falco cherrug isolate bFalChe1 chromosome 1, bFalChe1.pri, whole genome shotgun sequence includes:
- the CBX2 gene encoding chromobox protein homolog 2 — protein sequence MEELSSVGEQVFAAECILSKRLRKGKLEYLVKWRGWSSKHNSWEPEENILDPRLLLAFQKKEHEKEVQNRKRGKRPRGRPRKHVEPEMPAKTKSSSSSSSTSSSSSSSDEEDESDLEAKRGPRSRETHPVPQKKAQILVAKPEMKDTSRKKRGRKPLPPEQKAARRTVNLTKVLKTSRKEVGGSTKLMGKLQPQHSTQGSGMAALKDPPGTLAGLSSGGSSAENLPNMTKSGSTSPNRAISWQSSIVHYMNRMSQSQNLAETSPLGRLALKSQATSKSGLGLDLKMRNQKGSGELGLSMQGPKTAKAPSSGAGGDQKSGFAVGGQMLHNGSKTPAGSSGASSQPASSQELNLQALNLQSVKNGPSVASGSSIPRHLCSALSKGSSGGTAASVGASGTKGSAVGAGLNATSASVLSGGDSSKSEKQGHRAGDRDLAKSSTAGTQEGHAATENHKPAALSEMSTGEETSSDSDRDSASFPGVSQNMSVSIQTSQDWKPTRSLIEHVFVTDVTANLITVTVKESPTSVGFFNLRQY from the exons ATGGAGGAACTGAGCAGCGTGGGAGAGCAGGTCTTCGCCGCCgagtgcatcctcagcaagCGGCTCCGCAAG GGCAAGCTGGAGTACCTGGTCAAGTGGCGGGGCTGGTCCTCCAA GCACAACAGCTGGGAGCCCGAGGAGAACATCCTTGATCCAAGACTCCTCCTGGCTTTCCAAAAGAA GGAACACGAAAAAGAAGTGCAGAATCGGAAGAGGGGCAAGAGGCCCAGGGGCAGGCCCAGGAAACATGTG GAACCAGAGATGCCTGCAAAAACTAAGTCAAGtagctcctcttcctccacatcttcctcttcctcctcttctgatGAAGAGGATGAAAGTGACCTGGAAGCAAAGAGAGGTCCCCGCAGCAGAGAGACTCACCCGGTACCACAGAAGAAAGCTCAGATCCTGGTGGCAAAGCCTGAAATGAAAGACACTTCCAGGAAGAAGCGTGGGCGGAAACCTCTTCCcccagagcagaaagcagctcGAAGGACCGTGAACCTGACAAAGGTGCTGAAAACCTCCCGGAAGGAGGTGGGTGGCAGCACCAAGCTGATGGggaagctgcagccccagcacagcacgcAGGGCTCAGGCATGGCTGCGCTGAAGGACCCGCCAGGCACCTTGGCTGGGCTCAGCTCAGGGGGGTCGTCTGCAGAAAACCTGCCCAACATGACGAAGAGCGGCTCCACGAGCCCAAACCGGGCCATCAGCTGGCAGAGCTCCATTGTGCACTACATGAACAGGATGTCCCAAAGCCAGAACTTGGCAGAGACCTCTCccctgggcaggctggcacTGAAGTCGCAGGCAACCAGTAAGAGTGGCTTAGGGCTGGACTTAAAAATGAGGAACCAGAAAGGATCTGGGGAGCTTGGGCTGAGCATGCAGGGACCCAAGACTGCTAAAGCTCCTAGCAGCGGCGCTGGAGGGGACCAGAAATCGGGGTTTGCTGTGGGAGGCCAGATGTTGCACAACGGCAGCAAGACACCTGCGGGCTCATCCGGGGCCAGTAGCCAGCCAGCTTCCAGCCAGGAGCTGAACCTCCAAGCTCTAAATCTGCAGAGTGTCAAAAATGGGCCAAGTGTGGCCAGCGGGAGCAGCATCCCTCGCCACCTCTGCAGCGCCCTGTCCAAAGGCTCCAGCGGTGGCACAGCAGCAAGCGTGGGTGCCAGCGGCACAAAGGGCAGTGCGGTGGGTGCTGGGTTGAATGCTACCAGCGCCAGTGTGCTCTCAGGGGGGGACAGCAGCAAGAGTGAGAAGCAGGGACACCGGGCAGGTGACAGGGACTTggccaaaagcagcacagctggcacaCAGGAGGGGCACGCAGCCACAGAGAACCACAAGCCTGCTGCCCTTTCCGAAATGAGCACCGGCGAAGAGACCAGCTCAGATTCAGACCGGGATTCGGCTTCCTTCCCGGGTGTGAGTCAGAACATGTCTGTCTCCATCCAGACCAGCCAGGACTGGAAACCCACCCGCAGCCTGATTGAGCACGTCTTTGTCACCGACGTCACCGCTAACCTGATCACAGTGACAGTCAAGGAGTCCCCCACCAGCGTTGGGTTTTTCAACCTGCGGCAATACTGA
- the ENPP7 gene encoding ectonucleotide pyrophosphatase/phosphodiesterase family member 7 translates to MFASLGLLFAALSLARCVPVQQVPDHSKVLLVSFDGFRWNYDQDVDTPNLDAMAAEGVKAQYMTPAFITITSPCHFTLLTGRYLENHGVIHNMWFNTSTGQKLPYHSTQGVDSWWDNGSLPIWITAQRQGLKTGSIYFPGGKAKYQGEEVNMKLVEPLFFNYSNETNWRENIDTAMEWFTVNNLDFIALYFGEPDSTGHKYGPESPQRKTMIEQVDRTVGYLRQRIQKSGLESNLNLIITSDHGMETVIKSNEIHIKAVENFTFKDIQFELLDYGPNGLLVPKEGKLEHVYSVLKNAHPNLHVYKKADFPRRFHYANHTRITPLVLYSDPGYVIHGRYKVQFNKGEHGFDNEAMNMKTIFRAVGPAFKQGLVVEPFESVHVYALLCELLGIAPEPHDGALAALRPLLRSSAPLPPAKKLPVMLGIALILGSSEFQATLAEMCGKMRKDVAHEDNQSQPQIISDQTSRDRPLLPAAERRSRVPVQYRQPPGGGSRAALTARRPRGSTAGRGGRGGRSW, encoded by the exons ATGTTCGCTTCACTGGGGCTGTTGTTTGCTGCCCTCTCTTTAGCAAGATGTGTCCCTGTGCAGCAGGTACCCGACCACAGCAAAGTCCTCTTGGTGTCCTTTGATGGCTTTCGGTGGAACTATGACCAGGACGTAGACACCCCCAACCTCGACGCTATGGCTGCGGAGGGGGTGAAGGCGCAGTACATGACTCCTGCCTTTATCACCATCACCAGCCCATGTCACTTCACACTGCTGACCG GGAGATACCTGGAGAACCACGGGGTGATTCACAACATGTGGTTCAACACCAGCACGGGTCAGAAGCTGCCCTACCACAGTACGCAAGGCGTGGACAGCTGGTGGGACAACGGCAGCCTGCCCATCTGGatcactgctcagagacag GGCTTAAAGACAGGCTCTATCTATTTCcctggaggaaaagcaaaatatcaaGGGGAAGAAGTGAATATGAAGTTGGTGGAGCCCCTCTTCTTCAACTACAGTAATGAAACCAACTGGAGAGAGAACATTGACACCGCCATGGAATGGTTTACGGTGAACAACCTTGACTTCATTGCCCTCTACTTTGGTGAGCCAGACTCCACAGGACACAAGTACGGCCCCGAATCCCCACAGAGGAAAACCATGATTGAGCAGGTGGACAGAACTGTTGGTTACTTAAGGCAGCGTATCCAGAAAAGCGGCCTGGAATCAAACCTCAACCTCATCATCACATCTGACCATGGCATGGAGACTGTCATAAAGAGCAACGAGATCCACATCAAGGCAGTAGAGAACTTCACATTCAAAGACATCCAGTTTGAACTCTTAGATTATGGACCAAATGGACTACTGGTgccaaaagaaggaaaattagaGCATGTGTATTCAGTCCTGAAAAATGCCCACCCAAACTTACACGTGTACAAGAAAGCAGACTTTCCAAGGAGATTCCACTATGCCAACCATACCCGGATCACCCCACTCGTGTTGTACAGCGATCCAGGATACGTGATCCATGGG AGGTACAAGGTCCAGTTCAACAAGGGGGAGCACGGCTTTGACAACGAGGCCATGAACATGAAAACCATCTTCCGCGCCGTCGGACCGGCCTTCAAGCAGGGGCTGGTGGTCGAGCCGTTTGAAAGCGTCCACGTCTACGCGCTCCTCTGCGAGCTGCTGGGCATCGCCCCCGAGCCCCACGACGGCGCCCTGGCGGCCCTGCGGCCCCTGCTGC GTTCAagtgctcctctccctcctgccaaGAAGCTGCCGGTGATGCTGGGAATTGCTCTCATtctgggat CCTCCGAGTTCCAGGCAACTCTAGCAGAAATGTGTGGCAAGATGAGGAAGGACGTGGCTCATGAAGacaaccagtcccagcctcAGATAATT TCGGACCAAACCAGCCGGGACCGGCCCCTGCTCCCCGCGGCCGAGCGGCGCAGCCGAGTCCCGGTGCAGTACCGGCAGCCGCCGGGAGGTGGCTCCCGAGCCGCGCTCACGGCCCGGCGCCCCCGGGGGAgcacggcggggcggggcgggcgcgggggccgCTCCTGGTAA